One part of the Oncorhynchus kisutch isolate 150728-3 linkage group LG22, Okis_V2, whole genome shotgun sequence genome encodes these proteins:
- the LOC109867073 gene encoding troponin T, cardiac muscle-like isoform X1, translating to MSDTEEVEEVQEEEDGAKPKPKFVPNISAPKMPDGEKVDFDDIHRKRQDKDLSELQSLIESHFIQRKKEEEELISLVNRIEKRRAERAEQQRVRAEREKERQARVAEEKDRKEAEDQRRKQDDDIKKKKALTNMTHQYGGIQQKSENRKGAKKQTEREKKKKILADRRKPLSIDHLNEDKLKEKASEMWQRMMELEAEKFDLSEKLKKQKYDINQLLTRVLCPYRLTSFSPGSCVLTD from the exons ATGTCAGACACAGAAGAAGTGGAGGAAGTGCA GGAAGAAGAAG ATGGAGCCAAGCCCAAACCAAA GTTTGTGCCAAATATCTCTGCACCAAAGATGCCTGATGGCGAGAAAGTGGATTTTGAT gacatCCACAGGAAGCGTCAGGACAAGGACCTGTCTGAGCTCCAGTCTTTGATCGAGTCTCACTTTATCCAGAggaagaaggaagaagaggagctcATCAGTCTCGTCAACAGGATT gAGAAACGTCgcgcagagagagcagagcagcagagggttcgtgcagagagggagaaggagaggcaggCCAGGGTTGCG gaggagaaggacaggaagGAGGCAGAGGATCAGCGTAGGAAGCAGGATGATGACATCAAGAAGAAGAAGGCTCTCACCAACATGACCCACCAGTATGGAGGAATCCAGCAGAAG AGTGAAAACCGCAAAGGAGccaagaaacagacagagagagagaagaagaagaagattctTGCTGACCGAAGGAAACCTCTCAGCATCGACCATCTGAATGAGGACAAACTCAA GGAGAAGGCCAGTGAGATGTGGCAGCGAATGATGGAGTTGGAGGCAGAGAAGTTTGACCTCAGTGAGAAACTCAAGAAACAGAAGTATGAT ATTAACCAGCTTCTCACCCGGGTCTTGTGTCCTTACAGATTAACCAGCTTCTCACCCGGGTCTTGTGTCCTTACAGATTAA